The following coding sequences lie in one Haloterrigena sp. KLK7 genomic window:
- a CDS encoding helix-turn-helix domain-containing protein, with translation MGRLFSQDSDAAVKRSETPRVICLDDEYADEVLGALQSETAQTAFRALNQEPMAAAELAAELDVSVQTVGYHLEKLLDANLIEHHETVYSEKGREMPVYGPATEPTMLFFGTSDEQQALESAFREYASTLGIGAVILAIRGALSPLKPLFDWL, from the coding sequence ATGGGGCGACTTTTTTCACAGGATTCCGACGCAGCGGTCAAACGAAGCGAGACACCACGGGTCATCTGTCTCGATGATGAATACGCAGATGAAGTTCTCGGTGCTCTCCAGTCTGAAACCGCGCAGACGGCATTTCGTGCGCTGAACCAGGAACCGATGGCCGCAGCGGAACTCGCGGCCGAACTCGATGTGTCAGTCCAGACAGTCGGTTACCATCTCGAGAAGTTGCTTGACGCCAACCTGATCGAACACCACGAGACAGTCTACTCCGAAAAAGGACGCGAAATGCCCGTCTACGGCCCAGCTACTGAACCAACAATGCTGTTTTTCGGCACGTCAGACGAGCAGCAGGCGCTCGAATCAGCGTTCAGAGAGTACGCGTCGACGCTTGGGATCGGAGCCGTCATACTCGCGATTCGGGGCGCATTGTCACCACTTAAACCGCTCTTCGACTGGCTGTAG